Proteins found in one Balneola sp. genomic segment:
- a CDS encoding T9SS C-terminal target domain-containing protein — MTTTFSRTLFILFFSLISTAAVLAQTKNSKPKVNQLGYYPQAPKLGITPQTDLSSFYLKDAESGAVVYEGELSDDDYYSPGDESVKVADFSEYFVPGTYILGIVDGEESYPFTIGNNVFSELTDGIIKAMYFNRASMELEEAYAGEWARALGHPDDEVLVHNSAASTGRPANSIISSSKGWYDAGDFNKYVVPISSSISQMLFAYEEFPEFFDDRSLNIPESTNDIPDILDENLWALRWLFTMQDPEDGGVYHKLTSPTFQGTVMPNVPTADRYVVMKGTAATYDFAAVMAHAARVYEPFLPDFADSALAAAEDAWDWALDNPNVSYNQGALTNPAISTGTYGDGSFGDEKFWAASELYITTKDDSYYMDNGWSSSGVVGWNSVRGMGLFSLVANRTELTAVGLSDTTSMKQKVASIADSYINSGNTSAYRSPFGTASGHFFWGSNGFAGNIGLVTMLAYRVTGEEEYYDATIHVLDYIMGRNPLDQSFVTGFGENPPMNIHHRQSEADNVVDPVPGWVAGGANPNNQSQDCGTSAYTYTNPALSYLDHYCSYSTNEMTTYWNSPFVYLLAGLEHLTEAFSLEDTKTGFFRSPNFSPYFEPGDTVSLSWKLFNIDNFSLSYRLLSEEEFTVLESNLTADDSVYSAFIVPDLRGESIVFRLQDLDDEEVWVQSPSLKISPNRSLVIDEIWVSGEFNPGKRVSIYWISVSVETLNLYARLGTEVEFELVGEDIAAADGFYNRFWVPEAPGDSFVLRLEDAETDTVFAETDPIPIVALVNTEDPSRIAEFSLAQNFPNPFNPTTSISFELDKPGKAVLSVYSLMGQMVATLVNEVKSAGTHSISWNAAGFSSGVYYYQLQLGDRVLTRKMTLIK, encoded by the coding sequence ATGACTACCACGTTTTCCAGAACTCTTTTCATTCTTTTTTTCTCTTTAATCTCAACCGCAGCAGTTCTCGCTCAAACAAAGAACTCCAAACCCAAAGTAAACCAGCTTGGTTATTATCCTCAGGCTCCTAAACTTGGGATTACCCCACAAACAGACTTATCCTCTTTCTATTTAAAGGATGCCGAATCTGGAGCGGTTGTTTACGAGGGGGAACTTTCGGATGATGACTATTACAGCCCCGGTGATGAATCAGTAAAAGTCGCTGATTTTAGCGAATACTTTGTTCCGGGCACCTATATACTTGGTATTGTGGATGGAGAAGAATCCTATCCGTTCACTATTGGCAATAATGTTTTTTCTGAGCTAACCGATGGGATTATTAAAGCAATGTATTTTAATCGGGCATCTATGGAACTGGAAGAAGCTTATGCCGGTGAATGGGCCCGGGCTTTAGGACACCCTGATGACGAAGTTCTTGTTCATAATTCTGCAGCTTCCACCGGAAGGCCGGCAAACTCGATTATTTCGTCCTCAAAAGGTTGGTACGATGCCGGAGACTTCAATAAGTATGTGGTTCCTATTTCATCCAGTATCAGCCAGATGCTGTTTGCCTATGAGGAATTCCCTGAATTCTTCGACGATCGATCATTAAATATTCCGGAAAGCACAAATGACATTCCCGATATCCTGGATGAAAACCTTTGGGCGTTACGGTGGCTTTTTACTATGCAAGACCCTGAAGACGGTGGTGTTTATCATAAACTTACTTCACCAACCTTTCAAGGTACAGTTATGCCTAATGTACCAACCGCCGACCGATATGTGGTTATGAAAGGAACGGCTGCTACCTACGACTTTGCAGCTGTTATGGCTCATGCAGCACGAGTTTATGAACCTTTCTTGCCAGATTTTGCTGATTCTGCACTGGCTGCTGCTGAAGATGCCTGGGATTGGGCATTGGATAATCCAAACGTATCCTATAATCAGGGGGCTTTGACAAACCCGGCGATCAGTACGGGCACCTATGGTGATGGGAGTTTTGGTGATGAGAAGTTTTGGGCTGCCTCTGAATTATATATCACAACCAAAGATGATAGCTATTATATGGATAATGGCTGGAGTAGCTCTGGTGTTGTAGGTTGGAATAGCGTTCGTGGTATGGGCTTATTCTCTTTGGTAGCTAATCGAACGGAATTAACTGCTGTAGGACTGAGCGATACTACTTCAATGAAACAGAAAGTAGCCAGCATCGCTGACTCATATATTAACTCGGGTAATACCTCCGCGTACCGTTCTCCATTTGGAACAGCATCTGGTCATTTTTTCTGGGGAAGTAATGGATTTGCAGGAAATATCGGCCTGGTAACAATGCTCGCTTACAGAGTAACCGGAGAGGAAGAATATTATGATGCTACTATACATGTGCTCGATTATATCATGGGAAGAAATCCTCTGGATCAAAGCTTTGTAACAGGGTTCGGGGAAAATCCTCCAATGAATATTCATCATCGCCAATCTGAGGCCGACAATGTGGTTGATCCTGTACCTGGATGGGTAGCTGGAGGTGCAAACCCTAATAACCAAAGTCAGGATTGCGGAACTTCTGCTTACACTTATACAAATCCTGCTCTTTCTTATTTAGATCATTATTGCAGTTACTCTACCAATGAGATGACAACTTACTGGAACTCTCCTTTCGTGTATTTGCTGGCCGGACTGGAGCATCTTACTGAGGCTTTTTCGCTTGAGGATACTAAGACCGGGTTTTTTAGAAGCCCTAATTTTAGCCCCTATTTTGAACCTGGCGATACCGTTTCCTTGTCCTGGAAGTTGTTTAACATTGATAATTTCTCGCTATCCTACCGATTGCTTTCTGAGGAAGAGTTCACTGTATTAGAAAGTAATTTAACAGCTGATGACTCTGTATACTCCGCTTTTATTGTACCTGATCTTAGAGGAGAATCCATCGTTTTTCGATTACAAGACTTAGATGATGAAGAGGTTTGGGTTCAATCGCCTTCCTTAAAAATCAGCCCAAACCGAAGCCTTGTCATTGATGAAATTTGGGTAAGCGGTGAGTTTAATCCCGGGAAAAGAGTTTCGATTTATTGGATTAGTGTTTCCGTTGAAACTCTTAACCTGTATGCCCGGTTAGGAACAGAAGTGGAATTCGAACTGGTAGGAGAAGACATCGCTGCCGCTGATGGTTTTTATAATCGTTTTTGGGTTCCTGAAGCCCCGGGAGATTCCTTTGTTTTAAGACTTGAAGATGCTGAAACGGATACTGTTTTTGCAGAAACAGATCCTATCCCCATTGTTGCCCTTGTGAATACTGAAGATCCTTCTAGAATCGCCGAATTCAGTTTAGCTCAAAATTTCCCCAATCCTTTTAACCCCACAACAAGCATTAGCTTTGAATTGGATAAACCAGGAAAAGCTGTGTTATCCGTCTATTCTTTAATGGGACAAATGGTGGCTACGCTGGTTAATGAAGTTAAATCGGCAGGCACCCATTCTATTAGCTGGAATGCAGCAGGCTTTTCAAGTGGAGTGTATTATTACCAACTCCAGTTAGGTGATCGGGTTTTAACCCGTAAGATGACTTTGATAAAATAA
- a CDS encoding multidrug DMT transporter permease, with amino-acid sequence MFIPDSYALSVFLCVITMLCWGSWANTQKLSSKSWAFQLFYWDYAIGIVLLTLIFGFTLGSMGDAGRSFVADLSQGSPDALVSAFIGGVVFNIANLLIVAAIDIAGMAVAFPVGIGIALILGVVVNYIADPVGDPLLLFSGVGLVAAAIGIDALAYKKKVSQGSSTPAKGIILSIVGGILMGFFYRFVAASMSTDFVSPEAGLLTPYSAVFIFSIGIFVSNFLWNSIFMFKPVKGEKVSYADYFKKGDTKLHLIGILGGVIWCIGMSLSLIAADKAGFAISYGLGQGATMVAAAWGVFVWKEFKDAPQGVNRLIGMMFFFFIAGLALIVYSRLI; translated from the coding sequence ATGTTTATTCCTGATAGTTATGCCCTTTCTGTTTTTTTATGTGTGATTACCATGCTTTGCTGGGGATCCTGGGCCAATACTCAAAAGCTTTCTTCTAAATCCTGGGCCTTCCAACTTTTTTACTGGGACTACGCTATCGGCATCGTGCTATTAACTCTGATCTTTGGATTCACCCTGGGAAGTATGGGGGATGCCGGAAGGAGTTTTGTCGCAGATCTTTCTCAAGGATCTCCTGATGCTCTTGTTTCTGCATTTATCGGAGGAGTCGTTTTCAATATTGCGAACCTACTGATTGTTGCGGCTATTGATATCGCGGGTATGGCCGTTGCCTTCCCGGTCGGCATTGGAATTGCCCTTATTTTGGGAGTGGTGGTTAATTATATCGCTGATCCAGTAGGTGATCCCTTACTGCTTTTCTCAGGGGTAGGCCTCGTAGCAGCAGCAATTGGTATAGACGCATTAGCCTATAAAAAAAAGGTCTCTCAGGGATCTTCAACACCAGCTAAAGGCATCATATTGTCGATAGTTGGTGGGATTTTGATGGGCTTCTTTTACCGATTCGTAGCGGCATCGATGTCTACTGATTTCGTTTCTCCCGAAGCAGGTTTATTAACTCCGTACTCAGCGGTATTCATCTTCTCTATTGGAATTTTTGTTTCCAACTTCCTTTGGAACTCTATTTTCATGTTCAAGCCAGTAAAAGGTGAAAAAGTATCTTATGCTGATTATTTCAAAAAGGGAGATACGAAGCTTCATCTCATAGGAATACTTGGTGGGGTGATATGGTGTATTGGAATGTCGCTTAGTCTCATTGCTGCCGATAAAGCTGGATTTGCAATTTCCTATGGTCTGGGACAAGGAGCTACTATGGTAGCTGCTGCATGGGGAGTATTTGTTTGGAAAGAATTTAAAGATGCCCCTCAGGGAGTTAACCGCCTTATAGGCATGATGTTTTTCTTTTTTATAGCCGGATTGGCACTCATTGTTTACTCACGATTAATCTAA
- a CDS encoding S9 family peptidase has protein sequence MKRINNTVCVVALALFITAQGFAQSVGIDLYTEMGQRGFINYEGQFGVRWLPGDMGYMETENTGDGMVFYKIDPKNQEKTPIFDERTEQAIIEQFNEATGGNTSGLPFQSFSFVMDNEAIFFTNDGTDFLFHLDDKNLKKLFKPEIERFKYDDELMRRMETSQLWNGTYSHDYTKFAYVKGYDIYVVDTETKEEKRLTYGSEEQMNGKPSWVYPEEFGERDAYWFSPDDSKIAYLQYNETDVFLYPIIHELDFEAGLEQMRYPKAGEENPTVKLFIVDIENGDIEEIPTNSGPDTYIVRPIWRNDGSELTFRRLNRKQDHLELLAYSLDSKDVRTILEETEETYINLHDNFIQLDDNKTFLWTSEQSGYNHIYHYDFSGELKTQLTKGDWPVGSIANVDQKNKKVYFSAYHNMGLDRYFHVVNFNGKGLKNLNDTPGRHTISMNEAGTYYTNSFSSFDQAPTVTLHEANGKEVRTLMESDISKVDDNNLSKPELLTIKSADGNYDLPVLVYKPVDFDPNKKYPVVLPLYGGPTYQDVTNTYKNADGYQRLAQLGFIVVRANYRGSGNRGKEFGTLHYGGLGSIEIDDYAHIVQEITKRDYADGNRVGVYGHSYGGYATSLLMLRFPEIFHVGIAGAPVTDWRSYDTIYTERYMNTPQANPEGYDYGSAMKYADNLKGKLLLVHGNIDNNVHPGNTVQLQNALILANKKFDLMMYPGNRHGIRGAHGQHYVKLRLNYLIENLQPDITGSDEVNANLSWSN, from the coding sequence ATGAAACGAATAAACAATACAGTGTGTGTAGTTGCACTGGCTCTTTTTATCACTGCCCAGGGATTTGCCCAAAGTGTAGGCATAGATCTTTATACAGAAATGGGACAGCGAGGATTTATCAACTACGAAGGGCAATTTGGAGTTAGATGGCTGCCCGGAGATATGGGATATATGGAAACTGAAAACACCGGCGATGGAATGGTTTTCTATAAAATAGACCCTAAGAACCAGGAAAAAACCCCCATCTTTGATGAGCGAACGGAGCAGGCTATTATTGAGCAGTTCAATGAAGCAACAGGTGGCAATACATCGGGTCTTCCATTTCAATCTTTTAGCTTCGTAATGGATAATGAAGCCATTTTCTTTACAAATGATGGCACTGATTTCCTTTTCCACCTGGATGACAAGAATCTTAAAAAGCTATTCAAGCCGGAGATAGAGCGTTTTAAATACGATGATGAGTTGATGAGAAGAATGGAAACCAGCCAGCTCTGGAATGGAACCTATTCTCACGATTACACCAAGTTCGCTTATGTGAAGGGTTATGATATTTATGTCGTAGATACCGAAACGAAAGAAGAGAAAAGACTTACGTACGGAAGCGAAGAGCAGATGAACGGCAAGCCTAGCTGGGTTTATCCCGAAGAATTTGGAGAAAGAGATGCTTATTGGTTCTCCCCAGATGATTCAAAAATTGCCTATCTGCAATACAACGAAACAGATGTTTTTCTTTACCCAATTATTCACGAATTAGATTTTGAAGCCGGCCTAGAGCAAATGCGCTACCCAAAAGCTGGAGAGGAAAACCCAACGGTTAAATTGTTCATCGTTGATATTGAAAACGGAGATATCGAAGAAATTCCTACCAATAGCGGCCCCGATACCTATATTGTACGTCCAATCTGGAGAAATGACGGTTCGGAACTTACGTTCAGAAGACTTAACAGAAAGCAAGATCATCTGGAATTACTGGCATATAGCCTGGATTCAAAAGACGTTCGAACCATCCTTGAAGAAACAGAAGAAACCTACATCAATCTGCACGATAATTTTATCCAGCTTGATGACAACAAAACCTTTTTATGGACTTCTGAACAAAGTGGCTATAATCATATTTATCACTATGACTTCAGTGGAGAACTGAAAACTCAACTTACTAAAGGTGACTGGCCGGTAGGTAGTATTGCAAATGTAGATCAGAAAAATAAGAAGGTGTACTTTTCGGCGTACCATAACATGGGATTGGATCGCTACTTCCATGTAGTCAATTTCAATGGAAAGGGGCTGAAGAACCTGAATGATACTCCTGGTCGCCATACTATTTCTATGAACGAAGCTGGCACCTATTACACCAATAGCTTCTCATCTTTCGACCAGGCTCCTACAGTTACCCTTCACGAAGCGAATGGAAAGGAAGTTCGCACCTTGATGGAATCAGATATTTCAAAGGTAGACGATAACAATCTTTCCAAGCCTGAACTTCTGACTATAAAATCTGCTGATGGAAACTATGACCTACCAGTACTTGTGTACAAGCCGGTAGATTTCGATCCGAATAAAAAATACCCGGTTGTACTTCCATTATATGGTGGACCTACCTATCAGGATGTTACCAATACTTATAAAAATGCTGATGGTTATCAGAGACTGGCGCAGCTCGGTTTTATTGTTGTAAGGGCAAATTACAGAGGCTCCGGAAATCGAGGCAAAGAGTTTGGCACGCTACATTATGGAGGTTTAGGTAGTATCGAGATTGATGACTATGCACACATAGTTCAAGAAATCACAAAAAGAGATTATGCTGATGGGAACAGGGTAGGAGTATATGGGCACTCTTATGGAGGTTATGCTACTTCATTACTCATGCTTCGCTTCCCTGAAATATTCCATGTAGGGATAGCTGGGGCACCTGTTACCGATTGGAGAAGTTATGATACCATTTATACTGAGCGCTATATGAATACCCCTCAAGCTAATCCAGAAGGCTATGATTACGGCTCGGCAATGAAATACGCCGACAACCTCAAAGGGAAGCTTTTATTAGTTCATGGTAACATCGACAATAATGTACACCCTGGGAACACGGTACAGCTTCAAAATGCGCTGATACTAGCGAATAAGAAATTTGATCTTATGATGTATCCCGGAAACAGACATGGCATCAGGGGAGCACATGGACAGCATTATGTGAAATTGAGACTCAATTATTTGATTGAAAACCTTCAGCCAGATATCACAGGTTCTGACGAAGTGAATGCGAACTTAAGTTGGTCTAACTAA
- the rbsK gene encoding ribokinase encodes MSPNKIVVVGSSNTDMVIYSDRIPRPGETILGGTFKMNPGGKGANQAVAAARLGGNVSFVSSIGSDIFGKESLSNFNEAGIDSQYVSIQAGTPSGVALILVDAQGENSIAVASGANSSITTADIDKATPAIQAAQFMLIQLEIPLPIVSYCLEIAEQENCKVILNPAPAQALDDKDLQRISIITPNETEAEILTGITVTDLESARKAATALRDKGIEYVIITLGSQGAYVLTSTMDQIIPTQKVTAVDTTAAGDTFNGALAVALSENMELKEAVAFANRAAAISVTRKGAQASVPFRKELTDLLTTK; translated from the coding sequence ATGAGTCCTAATAAAATTGTTGTTGTCGGAAGTAGTAATACGGATATGGTGATCTATTCAGATCGTATTCCACGTCCTGGAGAAACTATTCTTGGGGGTACATTTAAGATGAACCCCGGAGGGAAAGGAGCAAACCAGGCCGTAGCTGCTGCTCGTTTAGGAGGTAATGTTAGTTTCGTATCCAGTATTGGCAGCGACATTTTTGGGAAAGAATCTCTAAGCAATTTCAATGAAGCTGGTATTGATAGCCAATACGTAAGTATTCAAGCAGGAACGCCTTCCGGGGTAGCGCTTATCCTGGTAGATGCCCAAGGAGAAAACTCTATAGCAGTGGCTTCAGGTGCAAACTCCTCAATAACTACTGCGGATATAGACAAGGCTACTCCTGCAATACAGGCTGCACAATTCATGCTCATTCAACTCGAAATTCCGCTTCCCATCGTTTCCTATTGCCTGGAAATTGCTGAGCAGGAAAACTGTAAAGTCATTCTCAATCCTGCTCCTGCCCAGGCTCTTGATGATAAAGACCTGCAACGAATATCCATTATCACTCCTAATGAAACAGAAGCCGAAATTCTTACTGGAATAACCGTTACTGATCTTGAAAGTGCTCGAAAAGCAGCTACTGCACTAAGAGATAAAGGAATAGAATATGTGATTATCACACTGGGCAGCCAGGGAGCATATGTACTCACCAGTACTATGGATCAGATCATTCCCACACAAAAAGTTACGGCCGTTGATACCACTGCTGCCGGGGATACTTTCAATGGTGCTCTTGCAGTAGCCTTATCCGAAAACATGGAGCTTAAAGAGGCAGTAGCATTCGCTAATCGTGCAGCAGCAATTTCAGTAACAAGAAAAGGGGCACAAGCTTCAGTGCCTTTTAGAAAAGAATTGACAGACCTCCTAACCACCAAATAA
- a CDS encoding PhoH family protein, which yields MPKKKTKKIFVLDTSVLLYDNEAVKNFEKNDVAIPITVLEEIDTFKKGNSVTNLHAREFIRYLDSISDDNMLLDWIPLNGRSHGNLKVITNGGDHVDANEMFGSKKNDHDIINAALRLKSENPKEKVILVSKDINLRLKARALNLEAEDYETVQVKNIDQLYKGKTELELEDPSVISKFYEKGKIRPKGLMEASPVSNHFYIMKSHGSSALGKYNKKSGYIENIEVMNAYGITPKNAEQTFALHALMNPSIMLASVTGSAGTGKTLLALASALEQRSHFKQIYLARPIVPLSNKDIGYLPGDASQKIDPYMQPLWDNLSFIKNQFKETSKQYKKIDEMVQTDKLRIVPLAYIRGRSLSNVIFIVDEAQNLTPHEIKTIITRAGEKTKIIFTGDIFQIDTPYLDSQSNGLSYLVDRMHNNPIYAHVNLEKGERSELANIASKLL from the coding sequence ATGCCGAAGAAGAAAACGAAAAAGATTTTCGTACTCGACACTTCCGTTCTTTTATATGACAATGAAGCAGTTAAAAATTTTGAAAAAAATGACGTAGCAATCCCTATCACTGTTCTTGAGGAGATAGACACTTTTAAAAAGGGGAACTCAGTAACTAACTTACATGCAAGGGAATTTATCCGTTATCTGGATAGTATTTCTGATGACAACATGCTCCTTGATTGGATTCCACTTAATGGGCGCTCCCACGGCAATCTGAAAGTAATTACTAATGGTGGAGATCATGTAGATGCCAACGAAATGTTTGGTTCTAAGAAAAACGATCATGATATCATCAATGCCGCACTCAGGCTGAAATCCGAAAATCCCAAGGAAAAAGTAATCCTCGTTTCAAAGGATATAAACCTGAGACTGAAAGCACGAGCCCTTAACCTCGAGGCAGAGGATTATGAGACGGTGCAAGTCAAGAATATTGACCAGTTATACAAAGGTAAAACTGAGCTTGAACTGGAAGATCCTTCTGTAATCAGCAAGTTCTATGAAAAGGGCAAAATCCGTCCCAAGGGATTAATGGAAGCTTCACCAGTAAGCAACCACTTCTATATCATGAAAAGTCATGGCTCTTCTGCTTTGGGCAAATACAATAAGAAGTCCGGTTATATTGAGAACATCGAAGTAATGAATGCCTATGGTATAACTCCAAAAAATGCGGAGCAGACTTTTGCACTTCATGCACTTATGAACCCAAGTATTATGTTGGCTAGTGTAACAGGCTCAGCTGGAACTGGAAAAACATTGCTTGCATTAGCTAGTGCCCTGGAGCAGCGAAGCCATTTCAAACAAATTTATTTAGCACGCCCAATTGTACCACTTAGCAATAAGGATATTGGATATCTCCCAGGAGATGCCAGCCAAAAGATTGATCCTTATATGCAGCCGCTTTGGGATAACCTGAGCTTTATTAAAAACCAATTCAAGGAAACCAGTAAGCAGTACAAGAAGATTGATGAAATGGTGCAAACCGATAAGCTTCGCATCGTTCCTCTGGCTTATATCAGAGGACGTAGTTTATCGAACGTGATTTTTATTGTTGATGAGGCTCAAAACCTGACTCCTCATGAGATAAAAACCATCATTACAAGGGCTGGAGAAAAGACGAAAATCATCTTTACAGGAGATATCTTCCAGATTGATACTCCATACCTGGACTCTCAAAGTAATGGACTTTCATACCTGGTAGATAGAATGCATAATAATCCCATTTATGCACATGTAAACCTGGAAAAAGGCGAGCGCTCAGAATTGGCAAACATCGCAAGTAAGCTGCTTTAA
- a CDS encoding LacI family transcriptional regulator — protein sequence MNMLLTSAMKSDGITIKEIAALLNISSSTVSRVLGGKAKEFRISSETEKLIKKTAEAHNYRPNQVARNLRLQKSNTIGLVIPDISNPFFCNLALKIETELRSRGKLILLCDTHDDSEIEKDSLQLLVDRQVDGLLVAPVGLKGEHFENLSKPLVMIDRYFETLSIPYVSTNNYSSSYDAVKLLQGRGHKKISCIQGLENTISNRQRVEGYLKAMAEHDATRFEVEVIGSDFTIQNGYESALEVLGRKKRPTAIFSLSNQITLGVLKATKELKLEVPTDVSIISFDDQPYFELTQPSISSIRQPVEEIGKEAVKLLFDLIEGKESTSKLIEATYIERESISAPSL from the coding sequence ATGAATATGTTGTTAACTTCTGCCATGAAATCAGACGGGATTACAATTAAGGAAATAGCCGCATTGCTCAATATTTCCAGCAGTACAGTATCAAGAGTGTTAGGAGGGAAGGCTAAAGAATTCAGGATAAGTAGCGAAACAGAAAAGCTGATCAAGAAAACGGCAGAGGCTCATAACTATCGTCCAAACCAGGTAGCCAGAAATTTGAGGCTCCAAAAATCGAATACGATCGGATTGGTGATCCCGGATATTTCCAATCCTTTTTTTTGCAACCTTGCGCTCAAGATCGAAACAGAGTTAAGGAGTAGGGGCAAACTTATTCTGCTTTGCGATACACATGATGACTCAGAAATTGAAAAGGATAGCCTGCAGCTTTTGGTTGACAGGCAGGTCGATGGCTTGTTGGTTGCTCCCGTAGGGTTAAAAGGCGAGCATTTTGAGAATCTCTCTAAACCACTGGTTATGATTGATCGATATTTCGAAACCTTGTCAATCCCTTATGTGTCGACGAATAACTATTCCAGTTCCTATGATGCGGTGAAACTTCTTCAGGGGAGAGGGCACAAAAAAATAAGTTGTATTCAAGGACTTGAGAACACCATATCAAACCGGCAGCGTGTGGAAGGATATTTGAAAGCTATGGCTGAGCATGATGCTACAAGATTCGAAGTTGAAGTAATAGGATCTGACTTTACCATTCAAAATGGATATGAATCTGCATTAGAAGTACTTGGCAGAAAAAAACGCCCTACGGCAATATTCTCACTGAGCAATCAGATTACTTTAGGGGTATTAAAGGCGACTAAGGAGTTAAAGTTAGAAGTACCAACAGATGTCTCAATCATATCCTTTGATGATCAACCCTACTTCGAGCTTACCCAACCTTCTATTAGCTCTATCCGTCAACCTGTTGAAGAAATAGGTAAAGAAGCCGTAAAGCTTCTGTTCGATCTCATTGAAGGCAAAGAAAGTACCAGCAAGCTTATTGAAGCTACTTATATAGAAAGAGAATCTATCTCAGCTCCTTCGTTGTAG
- a CDS encoding nucleoside hydrolase, translating into MYSINQFSKTICITFFVVLTLSCTQKTPPDTNKEASKKISVIFDTDANNELDDQHALAYLLFNGDVFNVRGVTVNATYNGGEIDGHYAEAERILKLSSLDGDIPLLAGANGDFNDIKDYISSEEYDGAEAVEFIIKEARAATDEPLVLLPVGKLTNIALALEKAPDIKKNIRIVWLGANYPDPGEYNLENDIPSMNYVLEQDVPFEMVMVRYGEPSGSDAVKVTPEIIAEKMPGLGPTVAPVEGRHGNTFTNFGDYSISLFENIDLYGDPPGRALFDMVAVAILKNEAWGEQKLIPAPTMIDETWVEQPDNTREVLIWENFNKELILKDFFDTMNSPILVQAPTSSH; encoded by the coding sequence ATGTACTCCATAAACCAATTCTCCAAAACTATCTGTATCACTTTTTTTGTGGTATTAACCTTGAGTTGTACTCAAAAAACACCACCTGACACTAATAAAGAGGCATCAAAAAAAATATCAGTCATCTTCGATACCGATGCTAACAATGAGCTTGATGATCAACATGCTCTCGCTTACCTGTTATTCAACGGGGATGTTTTTAATGTTCGCGGTGTAACCGTAAATGCTACCTATAACGGTGGAGAAATTGATGGGCATTACGCAGAAGCAGAGCGAATTCTCAAACTCAGTAGCTTGGATGGAGACATTCCTTTACTTGCTGGAGCAAATGGAGATTTTAATGACATCAAGGATTACATATCCTCTGAAGAATACGATGGAGCTGAAGCGGTTGAGTTTATTATAAAGGAAGCCAGAGCTGCTACCGATGAACCACTCGTTTTACTTCCTGTTGGCAAGCTTACTAATATTGCACTTGCTCTTGAGAAAGCTCCGGACATAAAAAAGAATATTCGAATAGTATGGTTAGGAGCCAATTATCCTGATCCCGGAGAATACAACCTGGAAAATGATATTCCTTCTATGAATTACGTTCTGGAACAGGATGTACCTTTTGAAATGGTGATGGTTAGATATGGCGAGCCAAGCGGCTCTGACGCCGTAAAAGTTACTCCAGAGATTATTGCTGAGAAAATGCCCGGACTTGGGCCTACTGTTGCTCCTGTAGAAGGCAGACATGGAAACACTTTTACTAACTTCGGAGACTATTCCATTAGCCTGTTTGAGAATATTGACCTGTACGGAGATCCACCTGGCAGAGCATTATTCGATATGGTGGCTGTTGCTATTCTGAAAAATGAGGCCTGGGGAGAGCAAAAACTGATCCCTGCCCCAACAATGATTGATGAAACATGGGTTGAGCAACCAGACAATACAAGAGAAGTATTGATCTGGGAAAACTTTAATAAAGAATTGATTCTTAAAGACTTCTTTGACACTATGAATTCTCCAATTCTGGTTCAGGCTCCGACCTCCTCCCACTGA